The genomic stretch CCGAACTCGGCCTCCACGCAGACCTCCAGCGCCGTGGTTGAAGAGCAGCCTTCAGCATTCGTCACCAGGAGCTGCACCGGATAGCAGCCCACCACATGGTATGCGAACTCCGCATCGTAGCTCGCGCTGGTGCTATCCGAAGGATCCCCGAAGCTCCATAGCACGCTATCGGCCCCCGTGGACCTGTTGATGAATTGGATCAGCGGCTCCTTGACTGTGGTCACCGGCGGAACGGCGTTGAATGCGGCCGTCGGCGATTGGATGGCATGCACGGCCTCCGCGAATGTCCAAGTTCCGCTGCAACCGCTGGCATCCGCGCGGGTTAGGCGCACATCGAACACGCCACCGCTGCTGTAGCAATGCCGGATGCTCGGTCCATCGGAGATCACCGTGCCGTCACCCATTTCCCAAATGAATTCGCCATCATCCGCATCGGCTATGAAGCTCGCGCAAAGCGGCGTGCAGCCCAAGGTGTCGATCACAGTGAAGGTTGGCGTGCCCGCATCACCGACTTCCACCTGCGTGACGACCGGCGCGGAGGCACAACCGTTCGCATCGGTGGCGATCACGCTGTAAGAGGTGCTCACCGACGGTGAGACCTGTGGGCCGTTGGGGCTCCATGCGTATGCAAAGCCCGGCGTGCCGCCGCTTGCATTGGCACTCAAGGTGATGGAATCACCGAGGCAGATGCTCACCGTGTCTCCAGCCGAAATGGTCAATGGCGGCGGCTCCATGACTGTTGCGCTGGCGGATGCGTTGCAGCCATTGGCATCGGTCACGGTGCAGGTATAAGTGCCCGCGACCAGGCCCGAAGCCGTGGCGTTGCTTCCACCCGATGGCGACCATGCGAAGGCGAACGGTGCGGTGCCCGCACTCACGATGGCTGTTACCGCCCCATCGGAGAAGCCGGAACAGGAGGCTGCTGTTGCATTGGCGCTCACCGTCGGAGCCGCTGGCGGTGGATCCAGCGTGACGATGGCGCCCGTGGGGCATGTGCCGGACCCGCCGGTCACATTCAGGTTGTAGGTGCCCGCGTCGAGCCCGCTGATGCTGCTGGCAATGCCGCCAACCGGATTCCATAAGAAAGAGAGAGGTCCGGTCGCATTCGTGACGATCGCCTCCAGTGCTCCATCCCCGCCTGCGCAGGTGGGCTGCGTGGCATTCACCTCCAAGCCGAGTATGGTCAGGACGATGGTGGTGACTTGCGGCGAGCGGCAATCGAAGAACCGCGTGAAGGTCACCGTGTAGGAGCCCGGGCCGCTGAAGACGTGTGAGGGCGCGAGCAGATCGCTCGTATTGCCAGCACCGGAAGCGGGATCACCGAAATCCCAGAGCCATTCCGTGGAACAGGTCTGCACATCCTCGATGTACAGCTCATTGCTGAAGCACTCGAACTGGATCGCGGTGGGCTCTTCCGGTGCTTCGCCGATGTACACGTCATCGATCGCGATGCCGTCGTAGCTGTTGCAGGTGGTGCCTGCGCCGAATACGAAGCGGAACTTCACGCTCGGCTCCCCCGCGAGGAATCCGAGGCAATGCGAGGCAGTGACCCAACCCGCGCTTCCTTGTCCGCCAGCGCAGCTGCCTTGGGTTGTGCCGATGCGGCCGCTCCAGCCCTGCTTGGGATTGGCGAGGTTGAGGTTGTTGATGTTGGCCGTATTGAACCAGTGCTGATTGAAGCAGCTGGGCGGATCGTTCACCGAGCCGACGTTCGACCAGGTAAGGCCTTGATCGAGCGAGTACTGGAAGCCAAGGCCGTCGTAAGTGCGCTCGCACTCCCAGAAGATCCTGAACGACACGTATGGGAAGGGCAGCGCGCTGAAGTCGAAGCAGGGGCCCTCGAGCCAGCTCTGCTCACCGTAATTGTAGAATGAGCCCGTGAGCCCACCGACCACCCAGGCATTATTGCCGCCACCAGCGCTGGTGATCACCGGCTTGGTCGGTGCGCCCCAGGCCCAATCGCTACTGGTGCCACCTGCGACCCAAGAAGGACCGCTCTCGAAACCCTCAACGTATGGGAAACTCGACAGCGTGACCGGGCATTGGCCTGATAGCCGTGCCGCCAGGGCGAGCAAGAGCATCAGCAGCGCTGTCCGGAAGATCCGCATCGGCTGCAAAGGACGGTCATAGGGTCCTGCCCGGTGCCTGCCGATGCGCTAAAACACGTTGCGCGCGATCACCGCAAGAGGGTGAGGCTGCCCTTGAGGCTGTGCGTAACGCCATCGAGCCCTTTCGCCTCGAGCACCCAGAAATACGTGCCATCGCTGCAGGGCTCACCACCGAAAGTCCGTCCATCCCAGACCTGCTTCGCCCGCAGCAGGCGCGCAACCTCTTGTCCGTAACGATTGAAGATGAGGACCTCGATGCGCTCGATGCCCACGGCATCCAGTCGGAACTGATCGTTCACGCCATCGCCGTTCGGCGTGAAGACGTTGGGCACTTCGATCGCGCTCGGCAGCGCATCACCCTCCCCCACCACCACGACTCCCGTTGCACTGGCCGTACAGCCCTGAGCGGTCACCGTTAGCGACACCGAATAGGAGCCCTCATCCACGTAGGTATGCGCAGGCTCAAAGTCCGTGCTGGTACTGCCATCACCGAACTGCCAGAGCATGGCACCATTGGCGGGCGTGCTCGAATTCGTGAAGCTCACATCCAGCGGCGCTTCCCCGAACGCCGGATCGGCCGTGAAGGAGGCGGTCACCGCGATCACGTTCACCGTGATCTCCGCTACGCCGGTTCCGCAACTGTTCGTGCCCGTCACGGAATAGGTTCCGGCCTGGCTCACGGTGATCGCCATTGTGGTCTCTTGCGTGCTCCAGAGATAGCTGTCAGCGCCGCTCGCGGTGAGCACCACGCTCTGGCCGGTGCAGATATCGGTTGGACCGTTCGGCGTGATGCTCACGGTGGGGCCATTGGCTTGGGTCACCTCGATCTGCGCGCTGCCAGTGCCGCACGCGTTCGTGCCTTCCACGCTGTAGATGCCGGGTGCGGCTACGGTGATCGACTCCGTGGTCTCCGATGTGCTCCAGAGGTAGCTGTCACCGCCGCTGGCCGTGAGCGTCACGCTCTGCCCGGGGCAAAGCGCTGTGGGGCCATCGGGCGTAATGCTGATGGAAGGCCCGGAGGCCTGCGTCACCTCGATCTGCGCGCTGCCCGTGCCGCAGGCGTTGGTGCCTTCCACGCTGTAGATGCCGGGTCCGGTTACGGTGATCGACTCCGTGGTCTCCAAGGTGCTCCAGAGGTAGCTGTCACCCCCGCTGGCAGTGAGCGTCACGCTCTGCCCGGGGCAAAGCGCTGTGGGGCCATCGGGCGTAATGCTGATCGAAGGCCCGGAGGCTTGCGTCACCTCGATCTGCGCGCTGCCCGTGCCGCAGGCGTTGGTGCCTTGCACGCTGTAGGTGCCCGGCGCTGATACGGCGATCGATTCCGTCGTCTCCGATGTGCTCCACTCGTAGCTGTCCGCGCCGGTTGCGGTCAGCGTGACCGATTGGCCCGGGCAGAGCGCCGTGGGGCCATCCGCGCTGATCGTGACCAAAGGCGCTGCGCCGCCGGGCAAGGTGTAATCGACGCAGATTGGCAGGCCGCACGCGCCGAAGGCGCAGAACTGCACCACCACCGGACCCAGATCGCCTGCGCCCGCGGTGTACGTGGCGGTCGTGGACGAGGGATCATCGAAGCTGCCGGTACCGCCTTGCCAGAGCACGCTGATCACATCGGTGCCCGATACGCTGCCGGTGAGCTGCACGCTGCCCGCACCATTGCAGATGCTGCCATTGGCGTAGATCACCTCAACCAGGGTTGGCTCGAAGGGCGCCTGGCAACCGTAGTTCACGTACGTCACCGTGGGCGTGCCTGGCCAGCTGAACTCGGCTGTGGCCCCGTCATTCTCCGCGCTCGCGCCCCCATAGGTGCCGAATACGTTCACCAATTGGGAACGGTCGTAAGTGGCGGTATCGGCGCAGCCGGATGGGAGATGAATGAGGATCAGCGTGCGCAGGCTCTCCGCACCGACAGGCACCGGGCTGATGGCCGCGCCGTTGTTGTGGTTGGCGAAGTGGCCGCTGGTGTTGCCCGGCGCTTGGAACACGATGAAGAGCGTATCGCTCAAGTTCGCGAAGGAGTTCGCCGCGGCGCACATCTGCGTGCTGGTGACCATGAGCACCTGGCTGCCCGGCGGGATCACGCCGCCCGGAGGCTCCAGCAGCCAGCCGCAACCTTGGATGGTCGCATTCAGCGCGTCGGTGAGCGCGGCCGTTGCCGCATCCTGAACCAGTCCGTTCCAACTGTTGTTCGGCCAATCGGCTTCGAGCTCGCTGAGGGCGATGGGCTGCGGGCCGGTTCGGAAGCGCACCATCTCATTCTGCCCTTCGGCCCCGCCCGGGCACTGCGCCAGGTCTATGCAGGCGTCCACCAGGATGCTCTCGATCTCGAGGCATTGCGTGGGCACTTGAGCCCATGCGGCCGTTGGGCCGCTGAGCGCCAAGGCCAGCACGTGAAGGAGCCTGAGCCGAAGGGTCGGAAAGGTCATCGCGCGGCAGTTGCGAGCAAAGGTGGCTCCGCTCGAGCCCTGCCCTTTCCCGGCATCCATCGCGATGCTAACAAGGTTATCCGCATAGCTCGAGCCGGTACATTCGGTGCATGACCGACCGCCGCAGCTTCATCCGCCAGAGCGCCGCCCTGCTCGGCGGGCTCGCCCTGCATCACCGGCTCGATGCCGCCTTCCCCGGATTCGACCAAGGAACCGCGCCCTTAGGCGACGGAGAGGGGTTCTGGCGGCAGGTGAGGGCCGCATTCGCCTGCAGCCCTACGCTCATCAACCTCAACAATGGCGGGGTATGCCCGGCCCCACGCGCAGCCATTGAAGCGCTCGATCACTACAACCGCATGTGCAACGAAGCGCCCAGCTACTTCATGTGGCGCATCCTCGACCAGGACCGGGAGCCGCTCCGCATGAACCTCGCCCGACTGGCGGGCTGCCCACCGGATGAGCTGGCGATCTGCCGCAACGCCACCGAGGCGCTCAACACGGTGATCTTCGGGTTGCCCTTGAAGGCCGGTGATGAGGTGGTGGTGAGCACGCACGACTACCCCAATATGGCCAATGCCTGGAAACAGCGCGCCCTGCGCGATGGCGTGAAGCTGGTGCACGCCTATCCGCAGCTCCCCAGCGAGGACGAGGACGCCATGGCCGAGGCCTTCATCAAGCGCTTCACCCCGAAGACCAAGCTCGTCCACCTCACGCATGTAGTGAACTGGAACGGCCAAGTGCTCCCGGTGCGACGGATCGCCGACGCCGCCCACGCGCGCGGAATCGAAGTGCTCGTGGACGCCGCGCACTCCTTCGCCCTGCTCGACTACCGCATCCCTGACCTGGGCGCCGACTACTGGGGCACCAGCCTGCACAAATGGCTCTGCGCCCCCTTCGGCAACGGCCTGCTCTGGATCAAGCAGGAGAAGATCGGCAAGGTGTGGCCGCTGCTCAGCAACGACAAGCCGCAGGGCACCGACATCCGCAAGTTCGAGAGCCTCGGCACGCGCAGCTTCCCCATAGAGATGGCCACGGGCTATGCGCTCGACCTGCACGAGCTCATCGGCTCCCGGCGCAAGCAGGAGCGGTTGCATTCCCTGAAGAACTACTGGATGGAGCGCGTGCGCGACGTGCCGGGCATCTTCTTCAAGACCTCAACCGATCCGCGCCACGGATGCGCCATCGGCGTATTCGGCATCGAAGGCAGGAAGGCGACGGCCATCAGCGAGCAGCTCTTCACGAAGTGGAAGATCCATACCGTGGCCATCGAGCGCGAAGGCGTGCCGGGCATCGAGGCGGCGTACAACCATGTGCGGGTGACTCCCAACGTGTACACCACCACCGACGACCTCGACCGGTTGACGGAAGCGATCCGAAGCCTATAGCACAGCGTCAACGGAAGAGCGTGACGTGCCCCCGCTTGACGATCTCGTTCGT from Flavobacteriales bacterium encodes the following:
- a CDS encoding gliding motility-associated C-terminal domain-containing protein; this translates as MRIFRTALLMLLLALAARLSGQCPVTLSSFPYVEGFESGPSWVAGGTSSDWAWGAPTKPVITSAGGGNNAWVVGGLTGSFYNYGEQSWLEGPCFDFSALPFPYVSFRIFWECERTYDGLGFQYSLDQGLTWSNVGSVNDPPSCFNQHWFNTANINNLNLANPKQGWSGRIGTTQGSCAGGQGSAGWVTASHCLGFLAGEPSVKFRFVFGAGTTCNSYDGIAIDDVYIGEAPEEPTAIQFECFSNELYIEDVQTCSTEWLWDFGDPASGAGNTSDLLAPSHVFSGPGSYTVTFTRFFDCRSPQVTTIVLTILGLEVNATQPTCAGGDGALEAIVTNATGPLSFLWNPVGGIASSISGLDAGTYNLNVTGGSGTCPTGAIVTLDPPPAAPTVSANATAASCSGFSDGAVTAIVSAGTAPFAFAWSPSGGSNATASGLVAGTYTCTVTDANGCNASASATVMEPPPLTISAGDTVSICLGDSITLSANASGGTPGFAYAWSPNGPQVSPSVSTSYSVIATDANGCASAPVVTQVEVGDAGTPTFTVIDTLGCTPLCASFIADADDGEFIWEMGDGTVISDGPSIRHCYSSGGVFDVRLTRADASGCSGTWTFAEAVHAIQSPTAAFNAVPPVTTVKEPLIQFINRSTGADSVLWSFGDPSDSTSASYDAEFAYHVVGCYPVQLLVTNAEGCSSTTALEVCVEAEFGVYIPNAFTPNGDGYNDLWGAITTVGRPREFELVVFDRWGGELYRADEKQAFWDGTAAGQVPQGVYPWMLRMRDTEGKVQQRTGHVTLLR
- a CDS encoding gliding motility-associated C-terminal domain-containing protein codes for the protein MTFPTLRLRLLHVLALALSGPTAAWAQVPTQCLEIESILVDACIDLAQCPGGAEGQNEMVRFRTGPQPIALSELEADWPNNSWNGLVQDAATAALTDALNATIQGCGWLLEPPGGVIPPGSQVLMVTSTQMCAAANSFANLSDTLFIVFQAPGNTSGHFANHNNGAAISPVPVGAESLRTLILIHLPSGCADTATYDRSQLVNVFGTYGGASAENDGATAEFSWPGTPTVTYVNYGCQAPFEPTLVEVIYANGSICNGAGSVQLTGSVSGTDVISVLWQGGTGSFDDPSSTTATYTAGAGDLGPVVVQFCAFGACGLPICVDYTLPGGAAPLVTISADGPTALCPGQSVTLTATGADSYEWSTSETTESIAVSAPGTYSVQGTNACGTGSAQIEVTQASGPSISITPDGPTALCPGQSVTLTASGGDSYLWSTLETTESITVTGPGIYSVEGTNACGTGSAQIEVTQASGPSISITPDGPTALCPGQSVTLTASGGDSYLWSTSETTESITVAAPGIYSVEGTNACGTGSAQIEVTQANGPTVSITPNGPTDICTGQSVVLTASGADSYLWSTQETTMAITVSQAGTYSVTGTNSCGTGVAEITVNVIAVTASFTADPAFGEAPLDVSFTNSSTPANGAMLWQFGDGSTSTDFEPAHTYVDEGSYSVSLTVTAQGCTASATGVVVVGEGDALPSAIEVPNVFTPNGDGVNDQFRLDAVGIERIEVLIFNRYGQEVARLLRAKQVWDGRTFGGEPCSDGTYFWVLEAKGLDGVTHSLKGSLTLLR
- a CDS encoding aminotransferase class V-fold PLP-dependent enzyme, with protein sequence MTDRRSFIRQSAALLGGLALHHRLDAAFPGFDQGTAPLGDGEGFWRQVRAAFACSPTLINLNNGGVCPAPRAAIEALDHYNRMCNEAPSYFMWRILDQDREPLRMNLARLAGCPPDELAICRNATEALNTVIFGLPLKAGDEVVVSTHDYPNMANAWKQRALRDGVKLVHAYPQLPSEDEDAMAEAFIKRFTPKTKLVHLTHVVNWNGQVLPVRRIADAAHARGIEVLVDAAHSFALLDYRIPDLGADYWGTSLHKWLCAPFGNGLLWIKQEKIGKVWPLLSNDKPQGTDIRKFESLGTRSFPIEMATGYALDLHELIGSRRKQERLHSLKNYWMERVRDVPGIFFKTSTDPRHGCAIGVFGIEGRKATAISEQLFTKWKIHTVAIEREGVPGIEAAYNHVRVTPNVYTTTDDLDRLTEAIRSL